One segment of Candidatus Manganitrophus noduliformans DNA contains the following:
- a CDS encoding methyltransferase family protein, protein MGKIIGSIGAIVSRNRIIVSLLLGGALWFLSRPTLLSIAAGAPFVILGEAIRTWSSGHIRKNQELATTGPYAFTRNPLYLGSGMMGFGFILMGRSWGLLLLFLMFFALIYHFTILREEEKLSARFGSQFSAYAESVPRFFPRWSAWRQVETGFDWGLVLKHREHRTWLGIVVILALMMIRM, encoded by the coding sequence ATGGGAAAGATCATCGGTAGTATCGGGGCGATCGTCAGCCGGAATCGGATTATCGTCAGCCTGTTGTTGGGGGGCGCCCTTTGGTTTCTCTCCAGGCCGACCCTCCTTTCCATCGCCGCGGGGGCGCCCTTTGTCATTTTGGGGGAAGCGATCCGAACGTGGTCGTCGGGACATATCCGGAAGAATCAGGAACTGGCGACGACCGGCCCCTATGCTTTCACCCGAAATCCCCTTTATCTCGGAAGCGGGATGATGGGGTTCGGCTTTATTTTGATGGGGCGCAGCTGGGGTCTTCTCCTCTTGTTTTTGATGTTCTTTGCATTGATCTATCATTTCACGATTTTGCGGGAAGAGGAGAAGCTCTCGGCCCGTTTCGGCTCGCAGTTCTCCGCCTATGCCGAGTCGGTTCCCCGTTTCTTCCCCCGTTGGAGCGCGTGGCGGCAGGTTGAAACCGGGTTCGACTGGGGGTTGGTTTTGAAACATCGGGAGCATCGAACCTGGCTGGGAATCGTGGTCATCTTGGCGTTGATGATGATCCGGATGTGA
- a CDS encoding glycosyltransferase family 2 protein, producing the protein MSRPKLSVTVITLNEEKEIGDCLDSAAWADEIVVVDSGSSDRTVEIAGKYTDKVFSYAWTGYAAQKNRALELATHPWVLSLDADERVSPELRGEIEQILESPRHADGYRIPRKNFFLGRWIRHGGWHPDYVLRFFKREAGRFGERKVHESVTIRGEIGTLRSPLAHYTYRSLEDYFRRMDRYSTLAAEEMFEAGKRANLLDLFLRPPATFLKMVVLRQGFRDGGDGLLLGRLYSTYTFAKYAKLYKMGRYGKDHR; encoded by the coding sequence ATGAGCCGTCCGAAGCTCTCCGTCACGGTGATCACGCTGAACGAAGAGAAGGAGATCGGCGACTGTCTTGACAGCGCGGCGTGGGCCGACGAGATTGTGGTCGTCGATTCCGGAAGCTCCGACCGGACGGTGGAGATTGCCGGGAAATATACCGATAAAGTTTTCTCCTATGCGTGGACGGGTTATGCCGCCCAGAAAAACCGGGCGCTCGAATTGGCGACCCACCCGTGGGTGTTGAGCCTGGATGCGGACGAACGGGTGAGTCCGGAGCTTCGGGGAGAGATCGAGCAGATTCTGGAATCGCCCCGCCACGCCGACGGCTACCGCATCCCAAGAAAAAATTTCTTTCTGGGACGCTGGATTCGACACGGGGGGTGGCATCCCGATTATGTTCTCCGTTTTTTCAAGCGGGAGGCCGGCCGGTTCGGCGAGAGAAAAGTCCATGAGTCGGTGACGATTCGCGGAGAAATCGGAACCCTCCGATCCCCGCTGGCGCATTACACCTATCGTTCTTTGGAGGATTACTTCCGGCGGATGGACCGCTATTCGACCCTGGCGGCGGAGGAGATGTTCGAGGCGGGGAAGCGGGCCAATCTCCTCGATCTCTTCCTGCGGCCGCCGGCCACCTTTCTGAAGATGGTGGTTCTCCGGCAGGGTTTTCGAGATGGGGGCGACGGCCTGTTGTTGGGCCGGCTCTACAGTACTTATACCTTTGCAAAATATGCAAAGCTCTACAAGATGGGACGGTATGGGAAAGATCATCGGTAG
- the rfaQ gene encoding putative lipopolysaccharide heptosyltransferase III yields MIDFRPEAIKSVLLMLFRQIGDVLLATPTIRAFKEAFPGSRLSVVVFKESAPVLEGNPFVDRIVVVDPKWKGLPLMERLWRERLMLSEIRETKADLAVNLTTGDRGLFLSLLSGAPRRLGLLPRERFPLLMRLIYTHRYRVPTPHTHAVERHLESIRSLGYEPIEKRPQLFFSKEEEDRVVSLLTAQGWSEARQQEGRYLVQIHPTSRLFFKCWQDDAMGAVIDHLIGERNVDVVVTGGPAPAEREKIERILSFSKRRPMNLVGQTSLRELAALSRRADLFFGVDSAPMHIAAAMATPVIALFGPSVAEIWRPWGAGHTTLAKDFSCLPCGQDGCGGSKRSRCLEETTAEEVIVEIDRYLLHLDAMSRQPSMIRFLPA; encoded by the coding sequence ATGATCGATTTCCGACCAGAGGCGATCAAGAGCGTCTTGCTCATGCTTTTCCGGCAGATCGGGGACGTTCTTCTGGCGACTCCGACAATCCGTGCCTTCAAGGAAGCCTTTCCCGGGTCGCGCCTGTCGGTCGTTGTTTTCAAGGAGTCGGCGCCGGTCCTGGAGGGAAATCCATTCGTCGATCGAATCGTCGTGGTCGATCCGAAATGGAAAGGACTTCCCTTAATGGAGCGGCTGTGGCGGGAGCGCCTCATGTTAAGCGAGATCCGCGAGACGAAGGCCGATTTGGCGGTCAATCTGACAACGGGAGACCGGGGTCTTTTCCTGTCGCTTCTCTCCGGCGCCCCTCGTCGGTTAGGGCTTCTCCCCAGGGAGCGGTTCCCCTTATTGATGCGGCTGATCTACACTCATCGCTATCGCGTGCCGACGCCGCATACCCACGCGGTCGAGCGACATCTCGAATCGATTCGTTCGCTCGGTTATGAACCGATCGAGAAGCGGCCGCAGCTCTTCTTTTCGAAAGAAGAGGAGGATCGGGTCGTCTCATTGCTGACGGCGCAAGGTTGGTCGGAAGCGCGACAGCAGGAGGGGCGCTATCTCGTCCAGATCCATCCGACCTCCCGATTGTTTTTTAAATGCTGGCAGGACGATGCGATGGGGGCCGTGATCGATCATCTGATCGGGGAGAGGAATGTTGATGTGGTGGTAACGGGAGGACCGGCCCCGGCCGAGCGGGAGAAGATCGAGCGGATCCTCTCTTTTTCGAAGCGCCGGCCGATGAACCTGGTCGGTCAGACCAGCTTGAGGGAACTGGCGGCTCTTTCTCGGCGGGCCGATCTCTTTTTCGGTGTTGACAGCGCCCCCATGCATATCGCTGCGGCAATGGCAACGCCGGTGATCGCTCTCTTCGGGCCGTCCGTCGCCGAGATCTGGAGGCCATGGGGGGCGGGTCATACGACGCTCGCAAAAGATTTCTCCTGCCTTCCCTGCGGACAGGATGGTTGCGGGGGAAGCAAGCGGAGTCGTTGCCTGGAGGAGACGACCGCAGAGGAGGTCATCGTCGAGATCGATCGTTATCTGCTCCATCTGGATGCGATGTCGCGGCAACCGAGCATGATCCGGTTTCTACCGGCATGA
- a CDS encoding class I SAM-dependent methyltransferase, giving the protein MDKYPAKMRYQDVGYAGHYDGARYQTRWAQFKNKQTHQTLMKALAFLKPGSTIIDLPCGTGRFGAFLSGLGFRWIGSDISAQMMAKSQEKVKGNDRVLGHIRSDAEILPFRDKSVDCFLSIRFLPHLPPDVKQNALKEMARVSRQWLIIDHTYRNPYKAFWRDIGTKIGVGSGGKKRPTKEEVFQEIERAGLRIHRVFPVSRFFSDNMLLLCSKV; this is encoded by the coding sequence ATGGATAAATATCCGGCAAAAATGCGTTATCAGGACGTGGGATACGCAGGTCATTACGACGGCGCCCGATATCAAACGCGCTGGGCGCAGTTCAAGAATAAGCAGACGCACCAAACGCTCATGAAAGCGCTTGCTTTTCTTAAGCCTGGGAGCACCATTATCGATCTTCCCTGCGGGACCGGCCGGTTCGGCGCGTTTCTCTCCGGTTTGGGGTTCCGTTGGATCGGCTCCGATATTTCGGCGCAGATGATGGCGAAGTCGCAGGAGAAGGTGAAGGGGAATGACAGGGTCCTCGGCCACATCCGATCCGACGCGGAGATCCTTCCGTTCAGGGATAAAAGCGTCGATTGTTTCCTCTCGATCCGCTTTTTGCCCCACCTCCCCCCAGATGTGAAACAGAATGCCTTGAAAGAGATGGCCCGAGTCAGCCGGCAGTGGTTGATCATCGACCACACCTACCGGAATCCCTATAAGGCCTTTTGGCGGGACATCGGAACCAAGATCGGTGTCGGAAGCGGCGGAAAGAAGCGGCCGACGAAGGAGGAGGTCTTTCAGGAGATCGAGCGGGCCGGGCTTCGGATCCATCGGGTTTTTCCCGTTTCCCGGTTTTTCTCCGACAACATGCTCTTGCTTTGCAGCAAAGTTTAG